The following proteins are encoded in a genomic region of Streptomyces gobiensis:
- a CDS encoding helix-turn-helix domain-containing protein has translation MSPVPSSPTVHRHQLSAKLQQLRKATDLEIEQVTKELRCSQTRVNRIETGKGRAAAKPGDMNKLCTL, from the coding sequence ATGTCACCGGTACCAAGCAGCCCCACCGTGCACCGTCACCAGCTCAGTGCCAAGCTGCAACAGCTGCGCAAGGCTACCGACCTGGAAATCGAGCAGGTCACCAAGGAACTGCGCTGCTCGCAAACCCGAGTGAACCGGATCGAGACGGGCAAGGGACGCGCAGCCGCCAAGCCGGGTGATATGAACAAGCTATGCACGCTGTAA
- a CDS encoding DUF397 domain-containing protein encodes MTNATSHPEHTDLSNAAWFKASASSGSGGCIEVAFPDNDRVTIRDNDDPNNPPFVVTRHVFNCWVDGAKNGEFDAPA; translated from the coding sequence ATGACCAACGCCACCAGCCACCCCGAACACACCGACCTGAGCAATGCAGCATGGTTCAAGGCCTCGGCCAGCTCCGGCAGCGGCGGCTGCATCGAAGTCGCCTTCCCCGACAACGACCGCGTGACCATACGCGACAACGACGACCCAAACAACCCACCCTTCGTCGTCACACGACACGTCTTCAACTGCTGGGTCGATGGTGCCAAGAATGGCGAGTTCGACGCTCCTGCCTAA
- a CDS encoding DUF5753 domain-containing protein: MLPSGLEVYVGLQSDARAERAWEPLLVHGLLQTPQYARAVLESWPSNRPHDIDVLVQVRTERQKLLAREGEPLEFWAVLDEAAIRRPLGGPDVMRAQLQHLAETSRLPNVTLQVIPEHKGGHPGMGGTFSLLEFEEDDPVIYVDSPAGNLYLKKKPDVRRFTSTFDLLRAIALAPDESTALLHRAAEEMQ; this comes from the coding sequence GTGCTGCCGTCCGGGTTGGAGGTCTACGTCGGGCTCCAATCCGACGCCCGCGCAGAGAGGGCCTGGGAGCCGCTGCTCGTCCACGGACTGCTGCAGACCCCGCAGTACGCGCGGGCTGTCCTCGAATCCTGGCCGTCCAACCGGCCACACGACATCGACGTCCTGGTCCAAGTCCGCACCGAGCGGCAGAAGCTGCTGGCCCGCGAAGGAGAGCCGCTGGAATTCTGGGCGGTCCTGGACGAGGCAGCCATCCGCCGCCCCCTCGGCGGCCCGGACGTTATGCGCGCCCAGCTGCAGCACCTGGCCGAGACCTCCAGGCTGCCGAACGTCACCCTCCAGGTCATCCCTGAGCACAAAGGAGGCCACCCAGGCATGGGCGGCACCTTCTCACTGCTGGAGTTCGAGGAAGATGACCCCGTCATCTACGTCGACTCCCCCGCAGGCAACCTCTACCTGAAGAAAAAGCCAGACGTACGCCGCTTCACGAGCACATTCGACCTGCTAAGGGCTATCGCCCTCGCCCCCGATGAATCAACAGCGCTACTCCACCGCGCCGCAGAGGAGATGCAATGA
- a CDS encoding TetR/AcrR family transcriptional regulator, whose product MVHNPARRTALTDAAIDVLAREGARGLTFRAVDIQAGVPAGTASNYFTNRDDLLHQTARHIHHRLTPDPAVLTDLLRAPRDRALVTALMHDLMRRIADDRAGYLAMLELRLEATRRPELRAELTGTIRDDLEANITYHLDEGLPGDRETVVLLYLTMTGLILEHLTLPHVLGSEVPGALINTIVERIIPSP is encoded by the coding sequence GTGGTCCACAACCCCGCCCGCCGCACCGCGCTCACCGACGCCGCCATCGATGTCCTGGCCCGCGAGGGCGCCCGAGGCCTCACCTTCCGCGCGGTCGACATCCAGGCCGGTGTCCCGGCCGGCACCGCGTCCAACTACTTCACCAACCGGGACGATCTGCTTCACCAGACCGCCCGCCACATCCACCACCGCCTCACCCCGGATCCGGCCGTGCTCACCGACCTGCTGCGCGCTCCGCGCGACCGCGCCCTGGTCACCGCCTTGATGCACGACCTGATGCGCCGGATCGCCGACGACCGGGCCGGCTACCTGGCGATGCTGGAACTGCGCCTGGAGGCCACCCGCCGCCCCGAACTGCGCGCCGAACTCACCGGCACGATCCGCGACGACCTGGAAGCCAACATCACCTACCACCTCGACGAGGGCCTCCCCGGAGACCGTGAGACGGTGGTGCTCCTCTACCTCACCATGACCGGCCTGATCCTCGAACACCTCACGCTCCCCCATGTGCTGGGATCCGAAGTGCCCGGCGCGCTGATCAACACCATCGTCGAGCGAATCATCCCGTCCCCCTGA
- a CDS encoding dihydrofolate reductase family protein, producing the protein MRKLTYFIGSTIDGFIAAPDGGFDFFSPHVTQDYLPHLITEYPETLPTAQRAALGSADAPNTRFDTVVMGRGTYDPGLAVGLTSPYAHLRQIVLSRSLTASADSSVEVTTEDPIALVRRLKQEEGLGIWLCGGADLAGQLLPEIDELIVKQYPVVAGSGVPLFRADFSPRLFTLTDSRVFEQGNLVLTYAKAPD; encoded by the coding sequence ATGCGCAAGCTCACTTACTTCATCGGCAGCACTATCGACGGTTTCATCGCCGCACCCGACGGCGGCTTCGACTTCTTCTCCCCGCATGTCACGCAGGACTACCTCCCGCATCTCATCACCGAGTACCCGGAGACCCTCCCCACTGCCCAACGCGCGGCCCTTGGCAGCGCAGATGCGCCCAACACTCGCTTCGACACCGTGGTCATGGGGCGCGGCACCTACGACCCGGGCCTGGCGGTCGGCCTCACCAGCCCCTACGCCCATCTGCGGCAGATCGTCCTCTCCCGTTCCCTCACCGCCAGTGCGGACTCGTCCGTCGAGGTCACCACCGAAGACCCGATCGCACTGGTCCGCAGGCTCAAGCAGGAGGAGGGCCTGGGCATCTGGCTGTGCGGCGGCGCCGACCTGGCCGGGCAGTTGCTTCCAGAGATCGACGAGTTGATCGTCAAGCAATACCCGGTCGTGGCCGGCTCCGGCGTCCCCCTCTTCCGCGCCGACTTCTCACCGCGTCTCTTCACCCTCACCGACAGCCGAGTGTTCGAGCAGGGCAACCTCGTCCTCACCTACGCGAAGGCGCCCGACTAG